From the genome of Miscanthus floridulus cultivar M001 chromosome 10, ASM1932011v1, whole genome shotgun sequence, one region includes:
- the LOC136489703 gene encoding putative disease resistance RPP13-like protein 1, which yields MAQEEVSMMLGVSAQITKLEDNMEGLKAFLTDAERRRITDTSVQRWATKLKNAMYDAADILDLCQLEANKRRESRGGGSMEQQMAHGCFQPLLFCLRNPVFAHKIGSRIKELNQRLDNIYKEAHKFNFVINLGSHLEQRMSTSEKMTSEFVESAIVGEKIERETRELAQMLTINGHHDIKVVAIVGTGGMGKTTLAQKICNETTIQGHFKVKIWLSITQHFDEVELLRTAIEQAGGVHGGVQDKTLLSRMLTNTLSMGRFLLVLDDVWSNVAWSNVLSVPVRNASKNQQGNWVLITTRLEDLALRTGASFYQHHVSPLNQDDAWSLLNKQLPPTPGQVHGTDHLKVVGMKIISKCGGLPLAIKVMGGLLSTKPRSEGDWEAVFKHHAWSVAGLPKELDNAIYLSYEDLSPQLKQCFLYCSLFPKGTTFWQREVVPMWISEGFIHPPDRSSSSYDDWLEEIADGYYQELITRNLIEPESALTRYSCTMHDVVRSFAEFMSKEESLVVQDQQDDGGSKISHVRHLSIGSTKSALEWDILQKHKSVRTLIINKRINVQPSDSFGRLSTLRVLFIRGTDCDRLVDSLCQLRHLRYLHLEDTNITRLPGDIHRMKFLQHIVVDGCPLDHLPSCITQLLHLRTLSMYGFHDNVLIPKGFGQLKNLRSLSGFRVHLDKNGGTGWCSFEEIGPLSQLRKLSLHGLENVPASSLAGMAMVSSKEHLDYLQLHWSSSGFMGLRDETNKQQQQRVVEEVIEKLSPPSSIRHLHMEGYFGSRLPNWMMVPATCGFKSLRILRMDKLHYCTQLPDGLCQLPSLETLVIYDAPAIKSVGPEFHSASSLAVGGGIVTTGSVVGFPNLATLRLAGLFEWEEWEWEEQGEDAMAMPALKELIIDSCKLTCLPPGLGSSRRLAVREVRLCRLSNLTYIENFPSVVQLKVSHHSIAWR from the exons ATGGCGCAAGAAGAGGTGTCCATGATGTTGGGCGTCTCCGCTCagatcaccaagctggaggacaacaTGGAAGGCCTCAAAGCCTTCCTCACAGATGCTGAGAGGAGACGCATCACTGACACAAGCGTCCAGAGATGGGCGACAAAGCTCAAGAATGCCATGTATGACGCCGCTGACATCCTAGACCTATGTCAACTCGAGGCGAACAAGAGGAGGGAGTCCAGAGGTGGCGGCAGCATGGAACAACAAATGGCGCACGGCTGCTTCCAGCCGTTGCTCTTCTGCCTGCGGAATCCTGTGTTCGCACACAAGATAGGCAGCCGCATCAAGGAGCTCAACCAGAGGCTGGACAACATATACAAAGAGGCTCACAAGTTCAACTTCGTCATCAATCTAGGCTCCCACCTAGAGCAGAGGATGTCCACTAGCGAGAAGATGACATCTGAGTTTGTTGAGTCAGCTATTGTTGGTGAGAAAATTGAGAGGGAGACAAGGGAGCTTGCTCAAATGCTAACCATCAATGGACACCACGACATCAAAGTGGTGGCCATTGTGGGCACAGGTGGCATGGGCAAAACCACCTTGGCCCAGAAGATCTGCAATGAGACCACCATCCAAGGACACTTCAAAGTGAAGATATGGCTAAGCATCACCCAACACTTTGATGAGGTTGAGCTTCTCAGGACAGCAATTGAGCAAGCTGGGGGAGTCCATGGTGGGgtgcaagacaagaccctcctctCACGGATGCTCACCAACACCTTGTCCATGGGTAGGTTTCTCCTGGTCCTAGATGATGTGTGGAGTAATGTAGCATGGAGCAATGTGCTTAGTGTTCCAGTCAGAAATGCAAGTAAAAATCAACAGGGCAATTGGGTGCTAATCACTACAAGATTAGAAGACCTAGCTCTACGGACCGGAGCCTCCTTCTACCAACATCATGTCAGCCCACTCAACCAAGATGATGCTTGGTCCTTGCTCAACAAACAGTTGCCGCCAACACCTGGTCAA GTACATGGAACAGATCACCTGAAAGTTGTCGGGATGAAAATTATCAGTAAGTGTGGAGGTTTACCACTTGCTATCAAAGTGATGGGAGGACTGCTAAGTACGAAGCCCCGAAGCGAGGGTGATTGGGAGGCTGTTTTTAAGCATCATGCATGGTCAGTAGCTGGATTGCCTAAGGAACTGGACAATGCGATCTACTTGAGCTATGAGGATTTGTCTCCCCAGCTGAAGCAGTGCTTCCTATACTGCTCACTTTTCCCTAAAGGTACAACTTTTTGGCAACGTGAAGTTGTTCCGATGTGGATCAGTGAGGGATTTATCCATCCACCAGACAGAAGCAGTAGTTCATATGATGATTGGCTAGAAGAAATAGCAGATGGGTATTACCAGGAGCTAATCACGAGGAATCTTATTGAACCAGAATCAGCTCTCACTCGATACTCATGCACCATGCATGACGTGGTGCGATCTTTTGCAGAGTTTATGTCTAAAGAAGAATCATTGGTGGTCCAGGATCAGCAAGATGATGGTGGTAGCAAGATCAGCCATGTACGTCACTTGTCTATAGGATCAACCAAGTCAGCACTAGAATGGGATATTCTACAGAAGCACAAATCAGTAAGAACATTAATTATAAATAAAAGAATTAATGTTCAGCCTAGTGACTCATTTGGGAGATTGTCTACCCTAAGAGTGCTTTTTATAAGGGGTACTGATTGTGATAGATTGGTTGACTCTCTATGTCAGCTGAGGCACCTGAGATACCTCCACTTAGAGGATACAAATATAACTAGGCTACCAGGAGACATTCATAGGATGAAGTTCTTGCAGCACATTGTGGTTGACGGATGTCCGCTAGACCATCTTCCTAGCTGCATTACACAGCTTCTGCATCTAAGAACTCTTAGCATGTATGGTTTCCATGACAATGTTTTAATACCCAAGGGGTTTGGTCAGTTAAAAAATCTAAGATCACTTTCTGGGTTCCGAGTACATTTGGACAAGAATGGGGGCACGGGCTGGTGCAGCTTTGAAGAGATAGGGCCTCTGTCCCAGCTTAGGAAGCTTTCTTTACATGGTCTAGAAAATGTGCCTGCTAGCTCGTTGGCTGGAATGGCCATGGTTAGTAGCAAGGAGCACCTTGATTACTTGCAACTACATTGGAGTAGCAGCGGATTCATGGGATTGAGGGATGAaaccaacaagcagcagcagcagagagtAGTGGAGGAGGTAATTGAGAAGCTCAGCCCTCCATCCAGCATACGGCATCTACACATGGAAGGATACTTTGGTAGCCGGCTACCAAATTGGATGATGGTTCCAGCTACATGTGGCTTTAAGAGCCTGAGGATTTTAAGGATGGACAAACTTCATTATTGCACCCAACTCCCTGACGGTCTGTGCCAGCTCCCTAGTTTGGAGACTCTGGTCATTTATGACGCACCTGCCATCAAGAGTGTTGGGCCTGAGTTCCATTCAGCCTCCTCCCTGGCAGTGGGTGGAGGTATTGTCACTACTGGATCAGTAGTAGGTTTTCCTAACCTGGCAACTCTTCGTCTGGCTGGCTTATTCGAATGGGAGGAGTGGGAATGGGAGGAGCAGGGTGAGGATGCCATGGCAATGCCTGCACTCAAGGAGCTCATAATTGATAGCTGCAAGCTAACTTGTCTTCCACCAGGGCTCGGCAGTAGCAGGAGGCTTGCTGTAAGAGAAGTGCGCCTGTGCAGGCTGAGCAACCTGACATATATAGAGAACTTCCCTTCAGTCGTGCAGCTTAAA GTGTCCCATCACTCGATAGCATGGAGATGA